A genomic segment from Legionella quinlivanii encodes:
- a CDS encoding murein hydrolase activator EnvC family protein — MLILSNFRCYISGFVIALCLAGTGYAADSSSVLQTKTKLKQLDTQINRLKQVLANANDRRGLLNRELAGTEKQIDKAIQQLRSIQTDIDSKKQKIVSLEQHISELNQQLIKQQQQLANHIRTRYQIGGYQPVKWIINQDEPYSISRLLTYYQYIVQSRQHIIDAIDNTKKNLTSNQKSLQDELAEQRQLQQRLHIHQAQLQEDKHYHKAVIQSLSKEIQSKEHTLAEFEHNKENLSNLLKNLALKSVALPKQSFNQMRHKLPRPIQSRSLQRMNQGVTFFAGEGTPVHAVSSGKIVFSDWLNGYGLLIIIDHGQGFMTLYAHNQSLYKRKGATVQQGEQIASVGHSGGIKQNGLYFEVRQRGKAVPPLEWLA, encoded by the coding sequence ATGCTCATTCTGTCTAATTTCAGGTGTTATATTTCAGGATTTGTCATTGCTCTTTGCCTGGCAGGTACAGGCTATGCGGCTGATAGCTCCTCTGTATTACAGACCAAAACCAAATTAAAGCAGCTGGACACGCAAATTAATCGTCTCAAACAAGTGTTGGCAAATGCCAATGATCGCCGCGGTCTGTTGAATCGTGAACTGGCTGGCACCGAAAAACAAATAGACAAAGCCATTCAACAGCTGCGCTCCATTCAAACTGATATCGATAGCAAGAAACAAAAAATTGTAAGCCTGGAACAGCATATCAGCGAATTGAATCAGCAACTGATAAAGCAGCAGCAACAACTGGCAAACCATATCCGCACCCGCTATCAAATAGGAGGTTATCAGCCGGTTAAATGGATTATCAATCAGGATGAACCCTATTCTATCAGTCGCCTGCTCACCTATTATCAATACATCGTTCAGTCACGGCAACATATTATCGATGCGATTGATAACACGAAAAAGAATTTAACCTCCAATCAGAAAAGTTTACAGGATGAACTGGCTGAACAGCGCCAGCTACAACAGCGGCTTCATATTCATCAGGCCCAGTTACAGGAAGATAAACACTATCATAAGGCAGTTATCCAATCGCTGAGTAAAGAAATCCAGAGCAAAGAGCATACACTGGCGGAGTTTGAACATAATAAAGAGAATCTCTCCAATCTTTTAAAGAATCTGGCTTTGAAAAGCGTCGCCTTACCTAAACAAAGCTTTAACCAGATGCGGCATAAACTTCCACGCCCCATTCAAAGCCGTTCTCTTCAACGGATGAATCAGGGCGTGACATTTTTTGCCGGAGAAGGAACACCGGTTCATGCCGTCTCTTCGGGCAAAATTGTCTTTAGCGATTGGCTTAATGGCTATGGGCTATTAATCATTATTGATCATGGACAGGGCTTTATGACCCTGTATGCGCACAATCAATCCTTATATAAGCGCAAAGGGGCAACTGTACAGCAAGGAGAGCAAATTGCCTCCGTTGGACACAGCGGCGGGATAAAACAAAACGGTCTATACTTTGAGGTGAGGCAACGTGGCAAAGCTGTTCCACCACTTGAATGGTTAGCTTGA
- a CDS encoding adenosine deaminase family protein, producing MQKLFGYAFLLAFTSSVQSSVEQHFNEIRQDPNALYAFLKEMPKGGELHYHLAGGAYPETMIELAAKQDYCLNPQSFGINKISEACNGIKSNQILSNPELYDKLVRAWSMKDFIAGKESGHDHFFATFFKFTNLIMDNHIPLLAEVMQRASEQQEEYMEIMMMPDYAKSTVVSEKPDLAQGFEKARKLLLDDPAFVQEISNTVKVSDQLLPDTRKFLGCDSKPEQSVCHLTVKFQYHILREQPLQSFFMQALHGFAAASQSEAIVAINMVQAEDGIISLRDYKKQMEVIDFLHQQYPQVHIALHAGELKAEDVMPKELRFHIRDAVLTGHAERIGHGLDIGFEDKANDTQNYMKTHQIPVEINLTSNEKIFNIKGKEHPVHYYLKQGVPLVLSTDDEGILRTDLTRQYVKAVIEHDIDYQTLKQMTRNVLTYAFLPGKSIWVDPARQTLVTECADLNSAGCNSFVNGNQKASLQRKLELRLAAFEKRFDN from the coding sequence ATGCAAAAATTGTTTGGTTATGCGTTTTTACTGGCGTTTACTTCGTCTGTTCAATCCAGTGTTGAGCAGCATTTTAATGAGATCCGGCAAGATCCTAATGCTTTATACGCGTTTCTTAAAGAAATGCCCAAGGGCGGGGAACTGCATTATCATCTAGCAGGTGGCGCCTACCCTGAAACTATGATTGAACTGGCAGCCAAGCAGGATTATTGTTTGAATCCGCAGTCATTTGGTATCAATAAAATCAGTGAAGCCTGTAACGGAATAAAAAGTAATCAAATACTGAGCAATCCTGAATTGTACGACAAGCTTGTCCGAGCCTGGTCAATGAAGGATTTTATTGCGGGTAAGGAATCCGGGCATGATCATTTTTTTGCCACCTTTTTCAAATTCACTAATCTGATCATGGACAATCACATCCCGCTTCTTGCAGAAGTCATGCAGCGCGCCAGCGAGCAGCAGGAAGAATATATGGAAATCATGATGATGCCCGATTATGCCAAATCCACAGTTGTCTCAGAAAAACCTGATCTGGCACAAGGCTTTGAAAAAGCGAGAAAGCTTCTTCTTGATGATCCAGCCTTTGTTCAGGAAATCTCAAATACAGTAAAAGTCAGCGACCAGTTACTGCCAGATACCAGAAAGTTTTTGGGCTGTGACAGCAAACCCGAGCAATCCGTTTGCCATCTAACGGTAAAATTTCAGTATCATATTCTTCGTGAGCAGCCTCTTCAAAGCTTTTTTATGCAGGCGCTGCATGGATTTGCCGCCGCCTCCCAATCAGAAGCAATCGTCGCCATTAATATGGTACAGGCAGAAGACGGCATTATCTCCCTTAGAGATTATAAAAAACAGATGGAAGTGATTGACTTTCTGCACCAGCAATATCCGCAAGTCCACATTGCACTCCATGCCGGTGAATTAAAAGCCGAGGATGTGATGCCAAAGGAGTTGAGATTTCATATACGCGATGCCGTGTTAACCGGACATGCAGAACGAATAGGTCACGGGCTTGATATTGGGTTTGAGGATAAAGCCAATGACACGCAAAATTACATGAAAACACACCAGATCCCGGTAGAAATCAATCTTACCAGCAATGAGAAAATATTTAATATTAAAGGAAAAGAACATCCTGTTCATTACTATTTAAAGCAAGGCGTGCCTCTCGTCTTGTCGACAGATGATGAAGGTATTCTGCGAACTGATCTGACACGCCAATATGTGAAAGCAGTAATTGAACACGACATTGACTATCAGACACTAAAGCAGATGACTCGTAATGTACTGACCTATGCCTTTTTACCTGGCAAAAGTATCTGGGTTGATCCCGCCAGGCAAACTCTGGTTACTGAATGTGCTGATTTGAACAGCGCCGGCTGTAACAGTTTTGTAAATGGGAATCAAAAAGCAAGTTTGCAGCGAAAGCTTGAACTAAGGCTTGCTGCTTTTGAAAAACGCTTTGATAATTAA
- a CDS encoding S41 family peptidase yields the protein MRNKRFYSGALATVLTTAFLFPAQLYATDASATATNTNSEGNKKIPLEDVQRFSNALSQIKKYYVKPTDDKELFDNAIKGMLSGLDPHSTYLDEDAFKDLQTSTSGEFGGLGIEVTMEEGVVKVVTPLVDTPAYRAGIKAGDYIIKLGNQSVQGITLQEAVDLMRGKAGTTIDLTILRKGESKPLVFSLVREKILIKSVKSKLLDDNYGYIRLTQFQAMTGDDMEKAIAQLKQQAGGNLKGLILDLRNNPGGLLDSAIQVSDAFLDTSKDGKQEMIVYTQGRLPGSKFTALANPGDILNNAPMIVLINNGSASASEIVAGALKDNKRAIIVGTQSFGKGSVQTILPLDDKRGIKLTTALYYTPSGVSIQAKGITPDIVIDEVTVAKDDNKANFTGFSEADLSGHLANTSEQTKSVEHSNKDDKTLLHEDYQLYAALTILKGLAVARN from the coding sequence ATGCGCAACAAACGGTTTTACTCTGGTGCTCTGGCGACAGTATTAACAACTGCGTTTTTGTTTCCAGCTCAACTCTATGCAACTGATGCCTCGGCAACAGCGACAAACACCAATTCAGAGGGGAATAAAAAAATTCCATTGGAGGATGTCCAACGCTTCTCAAATGCCTTAAGCCAGATTAAAAAATATTATGTGAAACCGACTGACGATAAAGAGCTGTTTGATAATGCCATTAAAGGCATGCTAAGCGGTCTGGATCCACATTCCACTTATCTTGATGAAGATGCATTTAAAGATTTGCAAACTTCAACAAGCGGTGAATTTGGCGGTCTGGGTATTGAAGTCACCATGGAAGAAGGAGTGGTGAAAGTAGTCACTCCTCTGGTTGATACACCAGCCTATCGTGCGGGTATCAAAGCCGGTGATTATATAATCAAACTGGGCAACCAATCCGTTCAGGGCATCACTCTGCAGGAAGCCGTTGATTTAATGCGCGGAAAAGCGGGTACGACTATCGATTTGACCATTCTGAGAAAAGGTGAAAGCAAACCACTGGTATTCTCTCTGGTTCGTGAGAAGATTCTTATCAAAAGCGTGAAAAGCAAGCTCCTTGATGACAATTACGGTTATATACGCCTGACCCAGTTTCAGGCAATGACCGGTGACGATATGGAAAAAGCCATCGCTCAACTGAAACAACAGGCTGGCGGCAATCTGAAAGGCCTGATTCTTGATCTTAGAAATAATCCAGGAGGATTGCTGGATTCAGCGATTCAGGTATCCGATGCGTTTCTGGATACCTCGAAAGATGGCAAGCAGGAAATGATTGTCTACACACAAGGGCGCTTACCCGGTTCAAAATTCACGGCACTGGCCAATCCAGGAGATATTTTGAATAACGCTCCAATGATCGTTCTAATCAATAATGGCTCAGCTTCAGCTTCCGAGATTGTTGCCGGGGCTCTTAAAGACAACAAACGGGCAATTATTGTCGGCACACAAAGCTTCGGTAAAGGCTCTGTACAGACTATCCTGCCGCTTGACGATAAACGGGGAATCAAACTGACAACGGCCCTTTATTATACGCCATCCGGTGTGTCTATTCAGGCCAAGGGTATTACTCCTGATATCGTCATCGATGAAGTCACTGTGGCAAAAGACGATAATAAAGCCAATTTCACCGGCTTTTCAGAAGCTGATTTAAGCGGCCATCTGGCAAACACCAGCGAACAAACCAAAAGCGTCGAACACTCTAACAAGGATGATAAAACGCTTCTGCATGAGGACTATCAACTGTATGCTGCCTTGACTATTCTCAAAGGTCTGGCTGTTGCCCGTAACTAA
- the hflC gene encoding protease modulator HflC, with product MNALRTTLVVLAFFILVVILASVFTVNQGQQGILLRLGRLVIDKQTDKVKVLEPGLHFKTPFIESLRLFDTRLQTLDIKSSRIVTKEKKDVIVDYYVKWRIGNLAQYFKSTGGNEFKAETLLEQQLNTWLRAEFGKRTISDVVSGGRDDVVDVLREKAEQQAQGLGVDVVDVRIKGIELPANTSNAIYQRMRADMQKIANRHRADGQAAAEAIQAAADAEVTVTLAKAQSEGQIIRAKGQAEAAAIYAEAFGQNTQFFSFYRSLKAYEGSFASKQDLLVLDQSSSFFDYFRHSLVKSGDTTKKN from the coding sequence ATGAATGCTTTAAGAACAACTCTGGTCGTATTGGCGTTTTTCATTTTGGTGGTCATACTAGCCAGTGTTTTCACTGTAAATCAGGGCCAGCAAGGGATTCTTTTACGCCTGGGGCGTCTGGTTATTGATAAACAGACTGATAAGGTTAAGGTGCTCGAGCCTGGTTTGCATTTCAAAACGCCGTTTATTGAGAGTCTGCGTTTATTCGACACACGCCTGCAAACCCTGGACATTAAATCCTCGCGTATTGTAACTAAGGAAAAGAAAGATGTGATTGTCGATTATTATGTTAAATGGCGCATAGGCAATCTGGCTCAGTATTTTAAGTCTACCGGTGGAAATGAGTTTAAAGCTGAAACTTTGCTGGAGCAGCAATTGAATACCTGGCTGCGTGCTGAATTTGGCAAGCGAACTATCTCTGATGTGGTGTCAGGCGGCAGAGACGACGTGGTTGATGTGTTGCGTGAAAAAGCGGAACAGCAGGCGCAGGGCTTGGGGGTTGATGTGGTTGATGTCAGGATCAAGGGAATTGAACTACCGGCTAACACCAGTAACGCCATTTATCAACGCATGCGGGCTGACATGCAAAAAATTGCCAATCGACATCGAGCCGATGGTCAGGCTGCAGCAGAAGCTATTCAGGCGGCAGCAGATGCTGAAGTGACTGTAACCTTGGCGAAGGCGCAAAGCGAAGGCCAGATTATTCGGGCAAAGGGCCAGGCCGAAGCAGCAGCCATTTACGCGGAGGCTTTTGGTCAGAATACTCAATTCTTTTCATTTTACCGCAGTTTAAAGGCCTACGAGGGAAGTTTTGCCAGTAAACAGGATTTATTGGTATTGGATCAAAGCAGTTCTTTTTTTGACTACTTTAGACATTCTTTAGTAAAAAGTGGTGATACAACAAAGAAAAACTGA
- a CDS encoding adenylosuccinate synthase encodes MGKNVVIVGTQWGDEGKGKIVDLLTQNVKAVVRYQGGHNAGHTLKINGEKTVLRLIPSGMLRPHVSCYIGNGVVLSPEALLAEIRELEAKGINVRERLKISQACPLILPYHVALDKARETLKGSKAIGTTGRGIGPAYEDKIARRALKVSDLFDENRFARKLTELLHYHNFVLKNYYQQPEVELEPVLRDAKMWAAELKEMVCDVTTSLHTHREQGDSILFEGAQGVYLDIDHGTYPFVTSSNTCVGSVINGAGFGPRYLDYVLGITKAYTTRVGGGPFPTELQDDTGKRLAERGHEFGAVTGRPRRCGWFDAVLLRRSIELNSITGLCVTKLDVLDGLETLRIAVAYRDKNGQLLTRPPQSAEDFEGLEPVYEELPGWTESTADLTSMSQMPANALAYLKRIEELLNIPVDMLSTGPERDSTIIRRDPFN; translated from the coding sequence ATGGGCAAGAATGTTGTAATAGTTGGTACGCAATGGGGCGATGAAGGTAAGGGTAAAATTGTCGATTTACTGACCCAGAACGTCAAGGCTGTTGTCCGCTATCAGGGCGGTCACAATGCTGGCCATACCTTGAAAATTAACGGTGAAAAAACAGTATTGCGGCTCATCCCGTCCGGAATGCTCAGGCCTCATGTCAGCTGTTATATCGGCAATGGCGTTGTTCTTTCGCCAGAAGCCCTGCTTGCGGAAATTCGTGAGTTGGAAGCCAAGGGAATCAATGTTCGTGAGCGTCTGAAAATCAGCCAGGCCTGTCCCTTGATTTTACCCTATCATGTTGCTCTCGATAAAGCCCGTGAAACACTAAAGGGAAGCAAAGCTATCGGAACGACAGGGCGTGGAATTGGTCCTGCCTATGAAGATAAAATAGCTCGCCGGGCTTTGAAAGTCAGCGACTTGTTTGATGAAAACCGTTTTGCCCGAAAACTGACTGAGCTATTACATTATCATAATTTTGTTCTTAAAAATTATTATCAACAGCCTGAGGTTGAGTTAGAGCCTGTTCTTCGCGATGCGAAGATGTGGGCCGCTGAGTTAAAGGAGATGGTCTGTGATGTGACCACCAGCTTGCATACCCACCGTGAACAAGGCGATTCAATCTTGTTTGAAGGCGCACAAGGTGTTTATCTCGACATTGATCATGGGACGTATCCCTTCGTAACTTCATCCAATACCTGTGTTGGAAGTGTGATTAATGGCGCAGGGTTCGGTCCGCGCTATCTTGACTATGTTCTGGGGATCACCAAAGCCTACACGACACGTGTGGGTGGCGGACCATTCCCAACTGAACTTCAGGATGATACTGGAAAGCGTCTGGCAGAGCGTGGGCATGAGTTTGGGGCAGTTACCGGACGACCTCGCCGTTGCGGCTGGTTTGATGCCGTCTTGCTTCGCCGGTCGATTGAACTGAACAGTATCACCGGCTTATGTGTAACCAAACTGGATGTACTGGACGGTTTGGAAACGCTGCGAATTGCTGTAGCCTATCGTGATAAGAATGGGCAATTACTGACTCGTCCGCCTCAATCGGCAGAGGATTTTGAAGGTCTTGAACCGGTGTATGAAGAATTGCCCGGATGGACTGAATCAACCGCTGATTTGACGTCAATGTCGCAGATGCCAGCCAACGCACTGGCTTACCTGAAACGAATTGAGGAGCTACTGAATATACCTGTCGATATGCTTTCAACGGGTCCAGAGCGTGATTCCACCATTATCAGACGCGATCCTTTTAACTAA
- a CDS encoding outer membrane beta-barrel protein: MLGKTVCVASLILSSSISHAGFYIGASVGPEGAEFRQRSHVIRPGTFDVIDKNHFSGTGVFGSIFGGYQLRYQRYSLAAEVNGNLSSVEYELNNKEYIHQTLSKTTFTVKRSAGVSILPGFFLAENTLIFGRVGYSNARVKISESDPTILSQTKNRGGIRYGLGLKHALSTNWWLMLDYSQINYKGIKSAVFEPFGGVLKQTKITPNTAQMGLGIIYDFDQPKVYVK; this comes from the coding sequence ATGTTAGGGAAAACCGTTTGTGTTGCCAGTCTTATTTTGTCCTCTTCAATTAGCCATGCTGGCTTCTACATCGGCGCCAGTGTCGGACCTGAGGGAGCTGAATTCAGACAAAGATCACATGTCATCCGCCCGGGTACTTTTGACGTAATCGATAAGAATCATTTTTCCGGCACAGGCGTTTTCGGCTCCATCTTCGGAGGTTACCAGTTGCGCTATCAGCGCTATAGCCTGGCTGCTGAAGTGAATGGAAATTTGAGCTCGGTGGAATATGAACTGAACAATAAGGAATATATTCATCAAACGCTCTCAAAAACCACATTCACCGTAAAACGAAGTGCTGGAGTCAGTATCCTGCCAGGCTTTTTTCTCGCCGAAAACACGCTGATATTTGGCCGCGTGGGCTACAGCAACGCGCGAGTAAAAATTAGCGAATCCGATCCCACTATTCTTAGCCAAACTAAAAACCGCGGAGGCATTCGCTATGGTTTAGGTTTAAAACATGCCTTATCAACTAACTGGTGGCTGATGCTGGATTACAGCCAAATTAATTATAAGGGCATTAAGAGTGCTGTGTTTGAACCTTTTGGCGGAGTGTTAAAACAGACCAAAATCACGCCAAACACCGCTCAAATGGGGCTAGGTATAATTTATGATTTTGATCAGCCTAAGGTATATGTGAAGTAA
- a CDS encoding DUF5617 domain-containing protein yields MARAKRDNSSLKALVVGDANSAWSEFLEPTIRKSRTAQGETNTENSSVVRIRKPLREPTEGELRRHRNNPSALQANILSQDHAPFLNLVNATAEPARARMHVGKDEKSADVLIYVVNLSSDQNNIEELKANINTYLQQMRPDTRLILVGTHPSSGLFDFPQTSDNEEVLNSLRGTFAARLIHVLNLPPNPINPFGANPKDKEIENFITQLDFYASNRPTPQVQLSQPATLSHTAPAVENARTPRLNLNIELEFPSPPQQSPAQPSPAPQNVSLNRHNYPKSYHAMWTRQTLPHLSMEKRNYLAARTILEDYALRTSDTASRWQRAGHFFAHPRRGHTEIINNFLKNYTGEENVPALLSALQQTLKKEIKEEFNPKGSLAVRMDYIEEQCNLNDDNRIINHQEIIEARQERIDAKKPQSLC; encoded by the coding sequence ATGGCTAGAGCAAAGCGGGATAATTCTTCGTTAAAAGCGTTAGTTGTAGGAGATGCAAATAGTGCATGGTCTGAGTTCCTGGAACCTACCATTCGAAAATCCAGGACAGCGCAAGGGGAAACTAACACAGAAAACTCTTCTGTTGTTAGAATCCGAAAACCTCTCAGAGAACCTACTGAAGGCGAGTTAAGACGACATCGGAACAATCCCTCTGCTCTTCAGGCAAATATACTGAGTCAGGATCATGCCCCTTTTTTGAATCTGGTAAATGCCACAGCCGAACCCGCGCGAGCCAGGATGCATGTGGGTAAAGATGAGAAGAGCGCGGATGTGCTCATTTATGTCGTTAACCTATCCAGTGACCAAAATAATATTGAAGAATTAAAAGCAAATATTAACACTTATCTCCAACAGATGCGCCCGGATACACGATTGATTTTAGTAGGAACTCATCCTTCCTCGGGTCTGTTTGACTTTCCCCAAACATCCGACAATGAGGAGGTTCTGAACAGCCTTCGAGGTACTTTTGCGGCAAGATTAATTCATGTGCTTAACCTTCCGCCCAATCCTATAAACCCTTTCGGTGCGAATCCTAAAGATAAAGAAATAGAGAATTTTATAACACAACTCGATTTCTATGCGAGCAACAGGCCGACACCCCAGGTACAGTTATCGCAACCGGCCACTCTAAGTCACACAGCTCCAGCGGTTGAAAACGCAAGAACACCACGCCTGAATTTAAATATTGAACTCGAGTTTCCCTCTCCACCCCAGCAATCGCCAGCTCAACCTTCTCCTGCGCCGCAGAATGTATCTCTGAACCGACATAATTATCCAAAGTCATACCATGCGATGTGGACCAGGCAAACACTCCCGCATTTATCCATGGAGAAAAGGAATTATCTGGCAGCGAGGACTATCCTTGAAGACTATGCACTGAGAACCTCGGATACCGCGAGCAGATGGCAACGGGCGGGGCATTTTTTTGCGCACCCGCGGCGTGGCCACACCGAAATTATTAATAACTTTTTAAAGAATTATACCGGTGAGGAGAATGTTCCGGCATTGCTTAGCGCACTCCAGCAGACATTGAAAAAAGAAATCAAAGAAGAGTTTAATCCTAAAGGAAGTCTTGCAGTCCGTATGGATTATATTGAAGAGCAGTGTAATTTGAATGATGATAATCGAATCATAAACCACCAGGAAATCATTGAGGCCAGACAGGAACGTATCGATGCAAAAAAACCCCAAAGCTTGTGCTAA
- a CDS encoding IS4 family transposase, with the protein MHIKRFLHNLLSSTIHGKRFNTLNLFINALLREKKLSLTQLGRALKNKAQEKNNIKRCDRFLGNKNLHGERFSIYQKTAHRLIGTNSRPIILVDWSHVPNTTHYLLRASLVAKGRALSVYEEVFPRQYENSDKAHHLFLQNLKQVLPETSLPILVTDAGFYNSWFRLVLKQGWDYVGRIRGNICYRLDTHTYWEYYCDSKEKATEQGQSLGWGIVSKTDPIETFLYLIKLSGKKRTRFNKYKKKAQSKKDKVYSKSANEPWLLASSLNNTETSFNPFSIYFKRMQIEQNFRDLKSSQYGFSFEHAYSKSIERIQVLLMIAMLATLIAYLTGFVAENKRWHLSFQANTSQKKRVLSLFYLGCRIIQRKFKYRIDYDKAVEALQIEILVAGREL; encoded by the coding sequence ATGCACATAAAGCGATTTTTACACAATTTGCTATCAAGTACTATCCATGGAAAACGATTTAATACGCTTAATTTATTTATCAATGCCTTACTCAGGGAAAAAAAGCTGTCGTTAACTCAGTTGGGGCGAGCATTAAAAAATAAGGCTCAAGAAAAGAATAATATTAAACGCTGTGATCGTTTTTTAGGGAATAAAAACCTGCATGGAGAGCGATTCTCGATATACCAAAAAACAGCCCATAGGTTAATTGGAACAAATAGTCGTCCTATTATCCTGGTAGATTGGAGCCATGTTCCTAATACAACGCATTATTTGCTTAGAGCCTCATTAGTCGCTAAAGGCCGTGCGTTATCAGTCTATGAAGAGGTATTTCCTCGCCAATATGAAAATAGTGACAAAGCGCATCACTTATTTTTACAGAATTTAAAGCAAGTTCTGCCTGAGACAAGTCTCCCGATATTAGTTACGGATGCTGGTTTTTATAATTCATGGTTTCGGTTGGTGTTAAAACAAGGTTGGGACTATGTTGGCCGTATTCGGGGTAATATATGTTATCGATTGGATACCCATACTTACTGGGAATATTATTGTGATTCAAAGGAAAAGGCGACCGAACAAGGGCAATCTCTGGGGTGGGGCATTGTCTCTAAAACAGACCCAATAGAAACATTTCTTTATTTAATAAAGCTATCCGGAAAAAAACGTACACGTTTTAATAAGTACAAAAAGAAAGCGCAAAGCAAGAAAGACAAGGTGTATTCAAAATCAGCCAATGAACCTTGGCTTTTAGCAAGTTCATTAAACAATACAGAAACATCGTTTAACCCTTTTTCAATCTATTTCAAACGCATGCAAATAGAGCAGAATTTTCGAGATTTAAAGTCATCTCAATATGGCTTTAGCTTTGAACATGCTTACTCAAAATCAATAGAGCGAATTCAAGTGTTACTAATGATTGCTATGTTGGCTACTTTAATTGCTTATTTAACCGGCTTCGTTGCTGAAAACAAGCGATGGCATCTCTCTTTTCAAGCCAACACATCCCAAAAAAAACGAGTGCTTTCTTTGTTCTATCTCGGCTGTCGAATCATACAAAGGAAATTTAAATATAGAATTGATTATGATAAAGCCGTCGAGGCCCTGCAAATAGAGATACTCGTTGCAGGGAGAGAATTATGA
- the hflK gene encoding FtsH protease activity modulator HflK: MGWKEPDKDKDKNQWNGQNQPPDLDEALKRFQDKLKKTLLGGNSGEEGDPGSSVPGKSAGMLAFLALLVIFILWALSGIFIVDPAEQAVIQRFGKYVETVGPGPHWIPRIIESKVVRNVERVSDYSYSGHMLTKDENLVSVSLAVQYRIGDLQAYLFNVTDPQESLQQATSSALRQVVGTTTLNEIITEGREAWATHVQDSLIKILDSYKTGIVIVNVSPQPARAPENVQDAFDDAIKAQEDEKRFKEQAYAYKARVVPIAEGNAQRIREEAQAFAKQVVLKAKGEVAEFLALLPQYNLAPLVTSERMYLDTIQQVLSKSSKIIVDSKSGNLLYLPLDKLAHNAVTASLPKPAVEEVAANLEESSAAGEYDDHATTRPIIRQTYRQVRN, from the coding sequence ATGGGATGGAAAGAACCAGACAAAGATAAAGATAAAAATCAATGGAATGGTCAAAATCAGCCGCCTGATTTAGACGAAGCCCTCAAACGCTTTCAGGATAAATTAAAAAAAACCTTACTGGGGGGAAATTCTGGTGAGGAAGGCGATCCGGGTTCAAGCGTACCTGGAAAAAGTGCTGGTATGCTGGCATTCCTGGCTTTACTGGTTATTTTCATTCTTTGGGCGCTTTCAGGCATTTTTATTGTGGATCCCGCCGAGCAGGCTGTAATTCAGCGTTTTGGCAAATATGTAGAAACCGTAGGGCCTGGGCCGCACTGGATACCTCGTATTATAGAATCAAAAGTGGTAAGAAATGTTGAACGTGTTTCGGACTATTCCTATTCAGGACATATGCTGACCAAGGATGAAAACCTGGTTTCAGTCTCACTGGCCGTTCAGTACCGCATTGGCGATCTGCAGGCCTATCTTTTTAATGTGACTGATCCTCAGGAAAGTTTGCAACAGGCAACATCAAGCGCGCTGCGCCAGGTCGTTGGAACTACCACATTGAATGAAATCATCACCGAAGGCCGGGAAGCATGGGCAACGCATGTACAGGACTCTCTGATTAAAATTCTTGACAGTTATAAAACCGGAATTGTGATTGTCAACGTGTCTCCGCAGCCTGCCAGAGCGCCTGAGAATGTTCAGGACGCTTTCGATGACGCCATTAAGGCGCAAGAGGACGAAAAGCGCTTTAAGGAACAGGCTTATGCTTACAAGGCAAGGGTAGTTCCTATCGCCGAAGGTAATGCCCAGCGTATTCGTGAGGAAGCACAGGCTTTTGCAAAGCAGGTGGTATTAAAAGCGAAAGGTGAGGTCGCTGAATTTCTGGCCTTATTACCGCAATACAATCTGGCCCCGCTTGTAACCTCCGAAAGAATGTATCTTGATACCATTCAACAGGTATTAAGCAAGAGCAGCAAGATTATTGTAGATAGCAAATCAGGGAATTTACTTTATTTGCCGCTGGATAAACTGGCGCATAACGCAGTGACAGCTTCTTTACCCAAACCTGCTGTGGAGGAAGTGGCTGCCAATCTGGAGGAAAGTTCTGCCGCTGGCGAGTATGACGATCATGCAACCACACGCCCGATAATCCGGCAAACTTATCGACAAGTGAGGAATTAA